DNA from Desulfuromonas sp. AOP6:
CTTCCACCGAAACCCTCTTCCAGGAACTCCTCAGAACCCTGGTCGGCTGCGCCAAGGATTTTCCCAAGTCCAGCCGGGCCGCGGTCTATGTGCACACCAACTGGGCGAACAAGGATGAGTTGTCCGACGCTATCCGCTCGGCCTTTGGCCGGGAGCCGATGTATCTCGACCCCCATGTCGATCGCATGGGTTCCGTCTCGGCGCTCAGCCGCCCCCAGGATCTGGCCGCCGCCATCGGCGCTGCCGAACGCATGATGTGAGGCTTTTGATGAAACCACAAATCAATCTCGCCAGCCGTTCTTATATCAATCGCCGGGGCCTTAATGCGCTTTACACCGTACTCATAGCCCTCTTTCTTCTGCTGCTGTTTCTCCATGGGCGCACTCTATTTTCTCTGCAGGCAAGACAGAGCCAGGCCGAAAAGCACCTGGCCGAAGTCCGGCAAACCCTGGGTTATCTGAAAAACGACAAAAACGCGAAACAGACCACGGACGAACTGACGGCTATGCGACAGGAAATCGCCTGGGCCAACACCATTCTTCGACAGGACAGTTTCCGGTGGACCGCCCTGCTCGGCCACCTGGAAGAAGTCATCACGGACAGTACCCGTATCCGCTCTATTCAGCCTCAATTCAAGGATGGCTCTCTCAAAATCAGCGGCGTGGCTAAAAACGTGACGGCTCTGCAGGATTTCCTCGATCGGGTCGTCGCTTCACCCCATTTTACCGACGTCTACCTCTTCAGTCAGAACCGGGTGGAAATCAAGGATGCCGGGGGACGCGCCCATGAGGCTCTGAATTTTTCCCTCGAACTCAAGGGAGCCTTCTGATATGGCCAGAGAGCACCTGATTCTAACCGCCTGGAAACAGAATAAACTCTGGCCAAGCCTTTTAATGGTGCTGTTGCTGGCCAATATCGCCCTTTTTGTCGCGGAAACCCAGGTCATCGCTCCAAAGGTGACGCGCCTTGAGGAGCAACTGATAAAAAACCAGGCGGAAGCCAGGCTTGTCCGCCAGCAAGGGGCAAACGCGGCCACTCCAGAAAATACCCTGGCCCGCGGCAGGCAGGAGCTGCAGTCTTTTCGCGAGGCGATCCCGGACAAGGAATCATTCAGCGAATTGATCGGCGACATATCTATTCTGGCCAGCCGTGCCGACCTGGAAATTGACCAGATCACCTATGCTCCCGAGGAGAAACCCGAAGAAAATCTGTTGATCTATTCGCTTTCTTTCACGGTTTCAGGAAGTTACCGGCAGCTCAAAAAATTCATCCACTCTCTGGAACATTCTCCCCGCCTGATTGTCATCCATGAGCTTTCCCTGAGTGGGAGCAGTGAAAAACAACAGGAAAGTGTAAGGATGCAGATACGCCTCTCCACCTACTTCACCTCGGAGGGCGCACGATGAACAAAAAAAATCTGCTGATGCTCCTGCTTGCCCTGCTTGGTCTCTCCATCGCCTACGCGATTATTCAATACCCCCGCCAGCAGAAAATAGCCCAGGGGGAAGCCCCCGTCAGGGCAGCAAAGAGCCATCTCTCTGCGAGCGCAGCCACCGATCCCGATCACGTCCAACTCGATTTACTGACCCCTGCCGCAGAGCCGTTTCCCGCACCGAAGAAAGATCTATTCGGCCCATTGTATCGGCCGATGGCACCTGCCCCGACGCCGGCAACACGTCCGCAGGTGAAGGCTCCCTCGCCATCTCCACCGCCACCTCCGCCCGTCCAAGAACCGTTGGCGCCCCTGCCTCGTTTTACCGTCCTCGGATCACTGGAAAAAGGCGGAGATAAACAGGTTTTTCTTTCTCTCGGTTCCGAACTGTATCTGGTCAGGCTCGGCAGTCGTTTTGGTCCGGGAGAAAAATTCAACGTCGTCGACATGACGGACCGTCAACTGAATATTCGCATGACCGGAGAAGACCGTCTGATCACGTTGCCGCTGGCAGATAAAAACGCGGGGAAACCCTTGGGGATCAAGCGCAAGGTTTCCGCGCCTCTACGTGAGTCATTGCCGGCCACAGCAGACCCCGTTGAGATGACCTTGCCCGACAGCCCGACCCCGCAAGAATCGCCAGCCGAGGTTCCCAATGAAAGCGGCTCGGTTCCGTATCTGAAAATGCCCGAATGACGCCTGTCAAGAAGAGGTGCTTTATGATGAAATATATTCACAAAACCGTCGCCGTCACCGTACTGACCTCCTTTCTTCTGGGGGGCTGCGCTGGCCGCCAGGCTTTCCGGGACGGCGACCAATTCCTGAAAGAAGGGCGTTACAATCAGGCTGTAGCCAAATACGCCGAAGCCGTGGAGAAAAATCCAGATCGGCAGGAATACCGGATGCAACTGTTCAACGCTCGGTCCGAAGCCGGACTCTGGTATATGGAGCAGGGGCAAAAACATCTGGAGAAAGAACGCTATGCCGAGGCGATGGGCGCCTTTCAGCAGGCAGCCGCCCTCGACCCCAGCGTGGAAGCGGCTAACCAGA
Protein-coding regions in this window:
- a CDS encoding PilN domain-containing protein — protein: MKPQINLASRSYINRRGLNALYTVLIALFLLLLFLHGRTLFSLQARQSQAEKHLAEVRQTLGYLKNDKNAKQTTDELTAMRQEIAWANTILRQDSFRWTALLGHLEEVITDSTRIRSIQPQFKDGSLKISGVAKNVTALQDFLDRVVASPHFTDVYLFSQNRVEIKDAGGRAHEALNFSLELKGAF
- the pilO gene encoding type 4a pilus biogenesis protein PilO, with product MAREHLILTAWKQNKLWPSLLMVLLLANIALFVAETQVIAPKVTRLEEQLIKNQAEARLVRQQGANAATPENTLARGRQELQSFREAIPDKESFSELIGDISILASRADLEIDQITYAPEEKPEENLLIYSLSFTVSGSYRQLKKFIHSLEHSPRLIVIHELSLSGSSEKQQESVRMQIRLSTYFTSEGAR